Proteins encoded together in one Chryseobacterium taklimakanense window:
- a CDS encoding transposase: MLGKNPKKQPELFRPMLVDFIDDKHELVLLSEKIDWDYFEKEFSPLYSKTGNPSHPIRFMVGCLLLKHLYNLGDETLASAWIMNPYMQYFCGRVFFEHQFPCDPSNFVHFRKRIGEKGIEKIFSYSVRMHDAKTSTSNFVLSDTTVQENNTTFPTDAKLCKKKSSLFFSREMVG; this comes from the coding sequence ATGTTGGGGAAAAATCCAAAAAAGCAGCCAGAATTATTCCGCCCGATGTTGGTGGATTTTATTGATGACAAACACGAACTTGTTCTACTTTCCGAGAAGATAGATTGGGATTATTTTGAGAAAGAATTTTCCCCGCTATATTCCAAGACGGGCAATCCGAGCCATCCGATTCGCTTTATGGTGGGCTGTCTGCTTCTGAAACACCTTTATAATTTGGGAGATGAGACCCTTGCTTCCGCCTGGATCATGAACCCCTACATGCAGTATTTTTGTGGGAGGGTTTTCTTTGAGCACCAGTTTCCCTGCGACCCGAGTAACTTCGTCCACTTCAGGAAAAGAATTGGAGAAAAGGGGATTGAGAAAATCTTCTCCTACAGCGTAAGGATGCACGATGCAAAGACCAGTACATCGAACTTCGTGCTGTCCGACACCACCGTTCAGGAGAACAACACCACTTTTCCCACCGATGCGAAGCTCTGCAAAAAAAAAAGTTCCCTTTTCTTTTCCCGAGAAATGGTTGGGTAA
- a CDS encoding DUF5675 family protein, which translates to MELFYVDDKKGSVFSFMEKLRARAYCVNMFLKELTFTLWEDDVKGGGHNTNNKPIDTLKARVDKNGVAVVEFPLSKAMMKKAMEGEVDVKQLEFYVTVEYYKNKKHATKNVDVDNPNPKVPINPPKKTEPKQPPKAKGSPAENKPKSKKEEKGILDKIEEKWDELWDWWEIPGTIKKEQPPTVQKPKGRSPAVVKEPPLQKIEESKKGDCFCNRDFTPEEFTKIIHDLRDSETGVKRDSGYNLFAAYNCPLPISDRTIEKLRNKINNLFREYDINTCIRKIHFLAQVYHETDRFRTTLEYATKKSYKPYFGRGLMQLTWESNYKIYKHYSGVDCISNYGQIASNFDLVCDSAGWYWKQGKVLSVGRRWRGPSDAPTYVKAQNPDYPKTTITWNDGDDKIKKYGTVNLGLIADDDKVDLISYLVNGGANGLQERRNYVFTLKSIFKYPQECVNKKTSKNETSSTPNDKVTIRLVRKWETSNSTIGEFTIDNTDIKGYFLEEKGPDTTVSGIEQRVPIGTYNLEWHSGSKIKKGLKLYNDVVSKSRAILIHSGNTANDTEGCLIAGSSKSKDFVGGSRAKLKEIFDYVEEIGIEGSKIIITQAYE; encoded by the coding sequence GTGGAACTTTTTTATGTCGATGATAAAAAAGGAAGTGTTTTTAGTTTCATGGAAAAACTAAGAGCAAGAGCTTATTGCGTAAATATGTTTTTAAAAGAATTAACTTTTACACTTTGGGAGGATGATGTGAAAGGAGGCGGACACAACACGAACAATAAACCTATAGACACTCTAAAAGCCAGAGTAGATAAAAACGGAGTTGCAGTTGTGGAATTTCCGCTATCCAAAGCGATGATGAAAAAAGCAATGGAAGGAGAAGTGGATGTAAAACAATTAGAGTTTTATGTAACGGTGGAATATTACAAAAACAAGAAACATGCAACGAAAAATGTGGATGTAGATAATCCCAATCCTAAAGTACCCATTAATCCACCGAAGAAAACAGAACCAAAACAACCGCCAAAAGCAAAAGGTTCGCCTGCAGAAAACAAACCCAAATCCAAAAAAGAGGAAAAGGGAATTTTGGATAAAATAGAAGAAAAATGGGACGAGCTTTGGGATTGGTGGGAAATTCCAGGAACAATTAAAAAAGAACAACCTCCAACTGTTCAAAAACCGAAGGGTAGGTCGCCTGCTGTTGTCAAAGAACCACCATTACAAAAAATAGAAGAATCAAAAAAAGGAGATTGTTTTTGTAACAGAGATTTTACTCCAGAAGAGTTCACAAAAATAATACATGATTTGCGAGATAGTGAGACTGGAGTTAAAAGAGATAGTGGATATAATTTATTTGCTGCTTACAATTGTCCTTTGCCTATAAGTGACAGGACAATTGAAAAATTAAGAAATAAGATTAACAATCTTTTTAGAGAATATGATATTAATACATGCATAAGAAAAATACATTTTCTTGCTCAAGTTTATCATGAAACAGATCGATTTAGAACGACTTTAGAGTATGCTACTAAAAAAAGCTATAAACCATATTTTGGTAGAGGTCTAATGCAATTGACTTGGGAATCTAATTACAAAATTTATAAGCATTATAGTGGTGTTGATTGTATTTCTAATTATGGACAGATAGCAAGCAATTTTGATCTTGTTTGTGATTCAGCTGGATGGTATTGGAAACAAGGAAAGGTATTAAGTGTCGGAAGACGTTGGAGAGGTCCATCTGATGCACCAACATACGTTAAGGCGCAAAATCCAGATTATCCGAAAACGACCATTACTTGGAATGATGGGGATGATAAAATCAAGAAATATGGTACTGTTAATTTGGGGTTGATTGCAGATGATGATAAAGTTGATTTAATAAGTTATTTAGTTAATGGAGGTGCAAATGGTCTTCAGGAAAGACGGAATTATGTATTTACCTTGAAATCAATTTTCAAATATCCACAAGAATGTGTTAATAAAAAAACGTCCAAAAATGAAACCAGCTCAACACCTAATGATAAGGTGACAATAAGACTTGTAAGAAAATGGGAGACTAGCAATTCTACTATTGGAGAATTCACTATTGATAATACTGACATTAAAGGTTATTTTTTGGAAGAAAAAGGACCAGATACAACAGTGTCAGGAATTGAACAACGTGTGCCAATTGGAACATATAATTTAGAATGGCATTCTGGGAGTAAAATAAAGAAAGGATTGAAATTATATAATGATGTTGTATCAAAATCACGAGCAATATTAATTCATTCAGGAAATACTGCTAATGACACTGAAGGTTGTTTAATAGCAGGATCTTCTAAATCAAAAGATTTTGTTGGAGGTAGTAGAGCCAAATTGAAAGAGATATTTGACTATGTTGAAGAAATTGGAATTGAAGGATCTAAAATAATAATAACTCAAGCATATGAATAA
- a CDS encoding SH3 domain-containing protein has translation MNKFLLVLFFVLLSCKGNSQEENKANKIEDLKASFLSKNEAEFLNNFPKTFVVFNDTFGWDEVKNSQEPLYNDANKYIDYWFSLLQKSKYKKYESQIISISKEGKWDADAIEYFRKSAVNYIKKENKYDLINSLNNEDAKSVLNFFYGSPSPIFDAIFFKNLDNEKKIIVKKMLSNNISEDKKRGTFSTYENNNNFFIKTFDVNKDGVLDKIVSNKPYQENTDLFVFYGNKENDYQLVLETINFSEDGGNIIESIYPITNEKGFMVKTYFPDRGYYEKEYYIIPQNNNWILRNIIYKTMSDVSENAVKYICDVKQNIDITKSNWSDKINEIPEENERNKKCRIENNSNENKQYFIQDSDGYTNLRKDKTSTSEILQKIKSGEHIEVLDNTGDWFLIKTKEGKEGYVHKSRIKTE, from the coding sequence ATGAATAAATTTTTGTTGGTACTTTTTTTTGTACTATTATCTTGTAAGGGAAACTCGCAAGAAGAAAATAAAGCAAATAAAATAGAAGATCTAAAAGCTTCATTTTTAAGTAAAAATGAAGCGGAATTTCTCAATAACTTTCCTAAAACATTTGTAGTTTTTAATGATACTTTTGGTTGGGATGAAGTTAAAAATTCCCAAGAACCATTATATAATGATGCTAATAAATATATTGATTACTGGTTTTCATTATTGCAAAAATCAAAATATAAAAAGTATGAATCACAAATTATCAGTATTTCTAAAGAAGGTAAATGGGATGCAGATGCAATTGAATACTTTAGAAAAAGTGCTGTAAATTATATAAAAAAAGAGAATAAATATGATTTAATAAACTCTTTAAATAATGAAGATGCTAAGTCTGTACTTAATTTTTTTTATGGTTCTCCAAGTCCTATATTCGATGCTATATTTTTTAAAAATTTAGATAATGAAAAAAAAATTATTGTAAAAAAAATGCTTTCAAACAACATTTCAGAAGACAAAAAAAGAGGTACTTTTTCTACATATGAAAATAATAACAATTTTTTTATAAAAACTTTTGATGTAAATAAGGATGGGGTTTTAGATAAAATCGTTAGCAATAAACCTTATCAAGAAAACACTGATTTGTTTGTCTTTTATGGAAACAAAGAAAACGATTATCAATTAGTTTTAGAAACCATCAATTTTTCTGAAGATGGAGGCAATATTATTGAAAGCATATATCCGATAACAAATGAAAAAGGGTTTATGGTAAAAACTTATTTTCCTGATAGGGGTTATTATGAGAAAGAATATTATATTATTCCACAAAATAATAATTGGATACTCAGAAATATTATTTACAAAACAATGTCTGACGTTTCTGAAAATGCAGTAAAATACATCTGTGATGTTAAACAGAATATTGATATTACGAAGTCAAATTGGAGTGATAAAATAAATGAAATTCCCGAAGAGAACGAAAGAAATAAAAAGTGCAGAATTGAAAACAATTCAAATGAAAATAAACAATATTTCATTCAAGACTCTGATGGTTATACTAATCTCAGAAAAGATAAAACCTCAACTTCTGAAATTTTACAAAAAATAAAATCAGGAGAA